The following nucleotide sequence is from Geothermobacter hydrogeniphilus.
TACTCCTGGTTCTCTCCCTCTCCCTGTTCATCCCCGCCCCGCCCGCCTGGAGCGGCGAACCGATCAACCTGAAACCCGGCCCTGACGGCGAACTGAGCGAACTCGGCGTGGCAATCACCGCCCTGCGTCTCACCGCGGAAGGCCACATGATCGATTTCCGCTTCCGGGTTCTCGACGCAGAAAAAGCAAAACCTCTTTTCACCAAGAAGAACAAGTTCTACCTGGTCGATGACAAGACCGGAAAAGCCCTGAAAGTGCCGGTCCCGGCCAAACTCGGCCCCATGCGCCCAAGCACCAAGAACCCGCCGCAGGTCGGAGTCGTCTACTGGATCTTTTTCGGCAATACCGGGCTGATCAGGTCGGGCAGCAAAGTCACCGTGGCTCTCGGTGACTACCGCGTTCAGGGTCTGACGATCGAATAGAGGAGGGGTACCCGGTGACCAGATTGTTTCTCCTCTGCGGCCTTGCCACCCTGTTTCTCTGCGGAAACCCGGTCACGGCCGCCGAACTGGGATCTCACCTGCTCTCCGTCCTGTCACGGGGAACGACCGGCAGCATCCCGGTCATTATCACCCTGAAACCGGAACCGGGACTGGAACAGGTCGCCCCCCTGGCCGCCGATATCCGCACCCGCAAGGGAGAACGCCGACGCCTGGCACGGATGCATCACCTCAGACAACTCAAACAGCGTACCGCCAAACACCGGCAACAGCTGCGCGACCTTCTGGCGGTCAACCAAATCAACAAGGTCAAGTCGCTCTGGCTGATCGACAGTGTCGCCGCCGAACTGCCGCCCAACCTGATTGACGAGGTGGCGGCGCAACCGGAGGTGCTGTCGGTGCGCTACGACCGACTGATCGATCCACCGGCATCACCGGCCCCGGCGGCGGCAACGGCCACCAGCAACCTGAACCTGATCAAGGCTCCGGATCTCTGGAATCTGGGGTTGACGGGACAAGGGGTGACCATTGCCCTGATGGACACCGGAGTGGATGTCAACCATCCCGACTTGCAGCCCAGCTACCGTGGCGGAACCAATAGTTGGTACAACGCCATTGCCGCAACAGATTGCCCCACCAGTGGGGTCAACAACTGTGACCTCTGCGATGCCGACACCAGCCAACCCTGCGACAGCACCGGCCACGGCACGGCCGTTGCGGGTGTTCTGGTCGGTGGCAGCAACAGCGGTCAGACCATCGGGGTCACCTCGGGGGCCCAATGGATCGCCACCAAGATTTTCAAATCAGACGACGCACAAAGTATCCTCCCCCAAACCCAGGAAAGCGCTATTCACCTTGCATTCCAGTGGCTCCTCGATCCTGACAACAACCCGGCAACAGACGACGCCCCTGATGTCCTCAACGCCTCCTGGGGGTTCAGTGCCGTTGACGGCTGCCTGCTGACCTTCGAGGCCGATGTTCAGGCCCTGCGCAATGCCGGAATTGCGGTTGTCTTCTCCGCCGGCAATGACGGCCCCGCCCAGGGATCGGATGTCAGTCCGGCCAACAATGCCAACAGCTACGCCGTCGGTTCAGTTGGAGCGATCGGAGACCCGACTCTGATCAGCGATTTCAGCAGCCGCGGCCCGTCAAGCTGCAACAGTGCTATCTTCCCCGATATTGTCGCCCCGGGGTTCAGTATCCTGACCGCCGATATCAGCCTGGCGGGGTCTGCAACCTATCTCACCGCCAGCGGCACCTCCTTCTCCGCCCCCCACATCACCGGCGTCATGGCCCTGCTGCGCGGCCAGGGCGGCTTCCCCGGCGCCAGCGTGAAGGAACTGGAAGACGCCCTGCGCCTCTCGGCCGCTGACCTCGGACCAGCCGGCCCCGACAACGATTACGGTTACGGACTGGTCGACGCCAAAGCCGCTTACGACCTGCTGCTGCCCCCGGCACCGGCCCTGCTCTCCCCGGCCGACCAGAGCAGCGGCCTGGCAACCGACATCACCCTGACCTGGAAGCAGCCTCTCGATGCTCTCGGCGCCGCCGTCAGCAACACCGTGCTGCTCGATACCGACCCGAATTTCAGCAGCCCGCGCAGCTTCCAGGTTACCGCCGCCCTGACAACGACCACCCCGGCAAGCTACGCCATGTTCGGCCTCAGCGCCCTGCTGCTGCCCCTCGGCCTGCGCAAAAAATATCGTGCCGCCCTGCTGCTCGGCGTCGCCCTGATCCTGTTCACCCTCCTCAGCGCCTGCGGCGGAGGCGGTTCATCAACTCCCGCACCCGACCCAACCCTGCGCAGCCTCGATGTCACCGGGCTGACGGCAGGGACGACCTATTACTGGAAGGTTGAAGCTCAGACACCGAGGGGAGGGCCGGTCAGTGACAGTGGTGTGTGGAGTTTCGGGGTGAAGTAGCCGCCCCTGAAAAAATGTAGTCGTCCCTGAAAATTCAGTTTCTGCTCCTCAGTAATCGCAAACCTGACGAGACGTAAACCATGTGTTCACACAACTCGACACACCTATCGGTCCGGTGGACAACTCGAACGGTCACAACAGCTTTTTCAGCCGTTCCAACTCTTTGAAAAGAAGCCAAAAGATAACACACAGCAGTTTTGTCAATTCACCGATATTCTCGGAACAGAATCCCAGTCAATTGCTTCATCAGCCACCAGCATATCAATAAATTCATTTTCGGCTAACCAACGATCAAATTTAGTAAATGCCCTTTGCAAACCTACATATGATTTAAATCGCCTGAACAATGGTAAATCCAGCACAGGCTGCTCTGGGTCAAAATCACGTGGGTGAAAATAAGACATCAGATAGTCTGATTTCGTCGTCAACTTCTGCACCGTACGGTAAGGAAGAAGTCTGTAATAACCTCCGCCAGAAAAAACTATCTGTTTACCCCATAACCGACCCAAACTAATGGGAAACTCTTTCAAAGTTCCACCACCACACTCGATAATAGCTGGCCGAGCCGAGCCGAAAGTAGCAAAACCACCATGCCCACGTGCAAGCGGAAAAATAGAACTGTCACGCTCGATCCCCAACTCAACCAAAGTTTCAAACGCCCATGGCATGCCCGGAATAATTGAAAATCCTGGAGCACGAAAGCTTTTTACTTTTTTACCTGTAATATCTTCCAGAGTACAGATAGATCGCCTGATGTCCTGGCAAAACTGTTCGGGCTTCTGCTGATAAACAAGCTGATGCGTATGAGTATGTGTGGCAATCTCAAACCCAGAGGCATCGATTTTCCTAATGACCTCAGGATATTTCTCTGCGACCCACCCCAAGCAGAAAAAGGTCGCACTGTGCCCATGAAGTTGAATGATCTCCAGCAGGCGATCAACATTACCATGAATACGTGACGTGAAGTTATCCCAATTTTCAACGTTTGCTGTTGCTGGGATATCCAGCAAATGGAACCAGTCTTCAATGTCACAGGTAAGGATATTCATTAATAAAAGCGCTTTCCAGATTTCAAAAAAGCTCGCACGTCTTTCCGATTAGGAAACGAATAATATGTCATTTCATCATCATTATTTTCAATCAAAGAATAATCATCGCCATCAATCAATTTAACCGCTTTTATGATCGCATCCATCCCGATTTTTTTGGTGTGGCGAATTAAGTCTTGCTGTGATCGATTATCGACTTGAATACGATCTTGAACTAGTATTGGACCACTATCTATACCTTCATCAACAAAGAATACCGATACCCCTGTTTCTTTCTCATCGTTTTTAAGAACCCAAAATGTCGGCATCAAACCTCGATATTTTGGTAGTAATGCTGTGTGCAGGTTCAAGCAGCCCTTAGGGGCTAGCTCAATGACAGACTTCTTAAACAGCTGATTACCTGCGATAGATATCAGCAGGTCAGGGTCATATGATTTTAGGATTTCAATCGACTCTGGATGATTAATTGAATGCGTAAGCTTAATGATTGACACTCCATGAAGCAATAAAACATTCCTTAATTTTTTTTTCGCAAAAAAACGATTTGCCAAAAATCGCACTGAATAATGAAGAAAAAACCCTGGGCCGAATATATATAATGTTTTCACAACCTTCCTAACAAACGACTCTCGTCTACCAAACGGAGAAGCATCGAACAAACAACATCCAACAACATTAGACTGATCTGGCAAATGGCGAAGCAGGTAATCTATATTTTCTGCAAGAAAAAATGGCTCATCCTGAGTTATGATTAGTATCCTCATAGAACACCCTTTCAATCAGTTCGGAATATTGGCGAACTATTAAATCCCAACGATATACCTCACGGATATTGCGCAAATTACCGTCAACACATAACCTACTCCTAACAAACAACTCTTTCTGGTCAGTCAATATTTCAGCAACTTGACGTGCAGATTGAAAATAAATCGCATTATCAAACAGAACTGATCGATTAAATACATTGTCATGGGCAACAATCAATGATTGAGATGCCATAGCCTCTAATAACGAGGGGTTAGTCCCACCAACAGAGTGCCCATGGAAATAGGCTCGAGCATAGTACCGAAGATTATTCAATGAACAAATGTCATAGATTCCACCATAAAACCTAACATTAGACTTATTGTATTTTTGATATATTTTTTTCCCAAACTCATTTGAGTAGTTTCCAACCACCACAAAAGGCTCTTCAACCATAGCCATCACATATCCATCAAGTATCATCTCAATATTATTTTCAGGCTCCATACGTGCAATCAATATATAGTATCCATTTTCTGACAATTCATATTGTTCCAAAAAAGATTTATCAGGGGAATCAAAAACCTCCGCTCCATAAGGAATCATCGTCGATTCCTTGCCATATGTCTGTTTCAGATATTCTTGAATGCCTAGATTGTCTGACACTAAAGCATGCGACTTATAGGTACCAATCTTTTCCGCCCATCGTGTGAAACGTTGCACTATCGGTCCCCATTTTTGTCGCTTCCATTCCATGCCGTCCATGTTAGTGATAATTCGAGTTTTGCTAACTGGACTCATCAGCAGGGAGATAGCAGAGCTCTGATAACCGAGTTCCAAAACAACATCTACTCCTCGACGAATCGCATCCTTCAAACAAAGATAATCGTAAATTATATGTGCTGCTGAACCTATTTTTTTTTCAGGGCACCACTTTGGTATAATAGTCACCCCTTTGAATGTACTCTCTTTAAATTGATGAAAACTTGGATTATATACAGAAACATCGTATCCAATTTTAGACAGCCCAACAGATAGATGCTCTGCAAACTGCTCAAATCCTCCATATTCATTAGGAATACCGCGACTACCCAGTATCGCAATTCTTAACGGATCACCCGTTCTATCCATAATCAAACCCCACAGCGGTCTCACGTTAAACAAAAGCACCATCTCTTGCAGCAAAATAGGTCATCACCAAACAACCTGTTCCCAACAAGGAGATGATGCTTTGGATTCGATTGCAGAAACTGTTTCATATCAGAATCAAATTACTGCTTTTTGAAATATTCACGTAAAATTTTCATTCTTTTGGTAGAGTGGCCTGCGTATCTGAACCGATACTTGCCATTTTTCTTGTAAGGTACGAATCGCGCATCAAATCCATGCCACCGAGAACCAATATCAAAATATATCCACCCCCAATTATTGGCCTGAAAAACACTCAACAAGTCACCCAAATAGCGATTGCTGTTGGGCGCCCACAGTACCGCTCCAAACTCACCGACTAAAACCGGAACATGATATTTTTCTTCGAAGATTCTGGCTGGGCGTAGTATCTCTTCCAATGTCTTCTTGTCCCAATAGTCATTAGGGAATCTGTCATAAGTAGGAAAAATCTCCCTTGTCGGGATCACACCCGGGTAATAAATTCCATCCTTATGCCCCTTAATCCCCTGAAAGGCATACAATAATGGCTGATACATATGAATATCGTAAATGATCCTCTCATCAGCAAATGGCTTAAATGAACTATAATTATCGGGAAAGGCCCATGGGCCAAGAGAAAATATCACGTACCGTTCCTTGTCCTTTTTTCTAACAATATTCAATATTTCCTTAAATATCTCTACCCAGTTATCTGGCTGAGAATATCTTTGAGGAAACCGGGATACTTTCTTTTTAACTACAGGCTCAGAAAGAAACTCATATCCGACTATCTCGCTCGCTGACATCATATCAACGGTTTTATTTACAAATTTATAAATCTGCTGAACACATTTTCCGTTTTTGTCCCAATAGTTTTCCTTAGACTTGTATATGCACTGATGTTTATCAACAGGAAAGTCAGCAATGCTAACAATCGATTTTATGTTCTTATCTGCCAAGTTCCTTGCCACTTCCTTGGAGGCCATCAGCGCGAAGTCTAGTGCCTTTTCCGCACTTAAATGATGGTCAGACATCAGGTTAAACACATTTATATGGAGCCGAACAAACCTGATGTCTTCGTTCCCAAAAAAATCTATTATTTCAGGATGTTTCCTTATGGCATCAATGTCACTGGTCACACCTCGCCACGGCCAGCCATCCGGCATCTCGGCCGCCAGTACAGACCCGACCAGCAGGGTTAGTATCAGGCCCAAGCCCGACATCCATGCAAAAAAGCATCTAGTTGATTTGCGCATATAGCTCCCTGCTACTTTCGCCGATTACACACCAGTCGTAATCGCTGCACACCTTGTGATAGCCGCGCACGGCCATCTGCTGTCGGGCCGTCGGATTGGTCAGCGCTTCGTCCAGCTTCGCGACCAGCGAAGCCACATCGCCCTGGCGGAAGACCAGGCCGGTCTCGCCATCCTTGACGATCTCGGTCATCCCCGGGAGATCAGAGACCAGCACCGCCTTGCCGTAACTCATCGCCATCAACACCACCCCGCTCTGGTAGATACGACGATAGGGCAGAGCCACCAGATCGGCGGCCGCATAGTAGCGTGGCAGTTCCGCATCCGGGATATAGCGGATATGGGTGATGCACTGCTCACAGATGCTATGGCGCTCCATCAGCGCCTCGTAGACGGAGAAATCGCTTTTCCAAGGCTTGCCGGCGATCAGCAGCACGGCATCGGGGTGTTTTTCCAACACCTTCGGCATCGCCTCCAGCAGCAGGTCCAGCCCCTTCACCTCCTTGATCTGGCCAAAGAAGAGGATCACCTTCGCCCCGGCCGCAATCCCCAGTGCCTCGCGCGCCTCCTCCACGGCCGGTAGTGGCCGCAGCACATGCAGGTAGTTTCCGTGCGGGATCACGGCGATGCGGGCCGCATCGAGGCCGATGCGCTCGATCAGCTCCCGGCGACTGATGTGATTGTGCGCTACCACCCGGTCTGCCCGGCGGTAGACCCAGCGGCTGAGCGCAGGCACCTCCAGACTACCAACGAATGACTCCACATCGTGCGCCGTAATCACCACACGTCGGCCAAACAACTTGGCCAATGCAAAATTGAACGCTTCCAAGAGTCCGACATGAAAGAGGTGAAAATGACAAATCCGCCGTTCTTCGCGCACTGAGCACCACAAAGCTTCTATTGTCCCGCGCAGATAACGCAGACCACGCCGCCAGGCCGGAGCATCGCCGTAGATGCCGGCATAGCTGTGGCGCACACTGAAGGCGGTACCAGCCGGTACCACTGTTTCTTCACAACTATGGAGTACGACATCCACACCGGCAGCGGCCAACCCACCACAAAGGCCAAAGTCGTAATAGTCCATTCCACCATGCCCCCCCACAGGCTCGATGACCGCAACTTTCAAGGCTTGCCTTTCCATCAGTACCCCAGCGCCTGCATTGTCTCATCAAAAAGCGGTCGCAGGGCGGGGTGCATCTCGAATGCCGCATGCCGTGAAGCAGGATGCAAAACCGACTCGCCATAACGCAGCCAAACCTCATCTTCGTCAAAACCGGCGAATTCAGCGATCCCAAGCATTGTCCGACGTGGCGAACCCACCAGATCCTCATAGCGCACCATGAGGATACAGTCACCGTTCTCCCGCAGTCGACGCATCCCCTCACGCATGGTCACCACCCACTCCAGTACCGCCATATCGGTGTGGCGCTCGAAACTGGCCGCAACCTCCCTGATATCGGCAAAATAGGAATCTGGTTCGATCAGCTCCTTGAGCATCAACTTCCACTTGCGTTGGTTTACCCCCCACCAATCGTGCACCTCTCCATTTTTCTGTTCTCCGCAGCGATCGGACCATCTGTCGATCGAGGAACATGTATCCCAGCCGTTGCGCACCAGAAAAATAAACTGTGCATCGGGGAAAATTTTGCGCACAAAAGGCACGCGGAAGATCAGCTCCGGGTATTTATCCACCAGCCTATTTGAGAAAACTGAGGCAAGATAGGCACCGAACAGCCGATTAGCATTGCGCTGCACCACCGCATCGACATCGGCAGAATCCAGGCGATAGCGGGCCGGACCACAGCTATAACTGCCGATCACATCCTCATGTGGATAGATGGCGTGCCACATTGCCTTCGGTTCGTTGAGAAAACCCACTTCCCGGTGCATGGAAAGCACCACGCCGAGAATCGTGGTGCCGCTGCGGCCGGTACCAAGGATGAAGAGGGGCCGTTTCACCTTTTTAAGCTGCGGCAGCCTTTTTTCCACAGAGAAAAGAGCAAAGAGCAGCGGATTAATCCACTGACCGCGCGTGGTCACCGGCCGCCCCTCGAAGAGAGCGTAACTAACAAGCCGCGAAACCAGCTTCGTGGGCCGGATCTTAATATATCGTGAATCTATCTGTGCGACCATCTACGCTCCCTTCTGTAATCTCTTATGGCCGTCAAGGCACTACGTATCGCATCGAATCTTCCACGCATTGCCCATTGAGCGCATTTCATACATAAAAAAGCAGGGAAAAATGTCATGAATTGAATCTTTTTCCAGGAATGAGCATGCATTCCCATGTTCAATAAGCAGTTCTTGAATCCATGATAAACCAAAAACACCAAACTAGGATTTCTTGAATCATATCGTGAGATAAATTTATTCTTTTTTTTCTGGCTGCCTTGACCGACATGGGAAATAAGCGCAGTTGGCTCATACCAGATCTTCCATCCCGCTTCCTGAACCCGCAGAGACAGTTCCAAATCCTCCTCATACATAAAAAAACGTTTATCGAACCCTCCTAACTCCTGCAACACATTTCGACGAATAATCATTGCGCAACCGCTGGCAAACGAGACATAACGCGCCTGCATCGCCAGGAGAGCATCAGCCGGCCCAGGCACTCCCGGCACCCTGCCGCCCCCACAACGCCAATCGACTTCGCCGCCCCCGTACCAAAGCTTCGATTCATCCTCGGCCAATACAATCCTAGCTGCCACAATCGCCGCTTCCGGATGCGCATCCATCGCCGCTTCCATGCGCTCGATCGCGTCCGGCTTGATGGTGGCATCGTTATTCAGGATCAGGACAAACTCGCAGTCCGTTTGCCGCAGGGCCCAGTCGATACCCAGATTGTTGCCCCGGCCAAAGCCAAGGTTCTTCGGTGCCCGAATCAGGTGCACATCTTGAAACGGCGCCAGGGCCACCTCCAGATCCGGATCATTCGGGGTGTTATCAACAACTACAGTTTTTACTGGCACAGTGGATATCGCTAACGAGACCAGGGATTTCCTCGTTTCACCTGAATTCTTGTAATTTACTTCAATTACACAGCTTCTCATTTAGGTCTACCTGCCAATTTTCTCGTTTAGCTACCAGAAACGATATCAACTTCCATAGAATGTTTAAGTGCAAACGGTTGGAACAATACAAATGCGTTTTTATTGAAAATTCCTCTTTCGAACTCCAAACCTGAAGCAAGCACTCAACAACATAACCATAGGAAGCAACACCTGAGTATTGAATACGTTGGCATTCATTGCTCCGCTCAGCAAGTAAACAAACAGGAAAACCAATATAACATGATGATTCCGAATTTCCTTTTCGGACCTCAACACACCAAGCTTTTTATTTAAATAACTCGATGCATGTATTACCCAGGCCAAAAACAAGCACACCCCGGCGAGTCCCGACCCAAGAAATACCAGAAGAAGACTGTTATCTATGGCCCAAAAAGATGTAGGCGGAGCATAACTACCTGACAACTGGGTAATGCCATAACCAAAGACAATATGTAGAAGCGATTTTTCCGACAGAAGATAGTCATTAATAATGATTCCCCAGCTAATTACGCGAGCCATTATCGAATCGCCATCGAATGAGCCAATTCCCAGAGCATGGTAAACGCTGTAAGACATTACCCCTGCATACAAGCCAAGGCAGAAAAACCAGAGCCACGAAAGCGTTTTCTTGTTCGACATGGTAACAACCGCAAAAAAAAGAATGATTGCGGCTAGAGTGAAGTAGACGTTACGTGTGTACGTAAAGTAAATAGCTGGTAAATATATTAGCAGCATTAACCAATATATTTTTTTTCTATGACCGCAAATTCTGAACAGGATTATCCCTACACCTAGCACCATAAAAATTCCATTCTGAAGTGCATTATTAAACATCCCGAACGCCTTAAGAGACCCATCCCTGAAAAGATTCGAATTCAGTGTATGAACGTCTTTCATGACCAAGGAAACGTCGACATAATGTTTGACAAACGGGACATCCTGCCATAAGTAAACTTCTATTATGCCAAGAATGGCACTGCAAAACGAATACGAAACAACAATATTTAAAATCTTTTCTACATCCACTCGCTCGGGGATAAACAGAAAGGCAAAAATTGGGGCCAGGGAAAGCACATTAATCAAAACATATTTAGCATCAAACCCATACATAAGGCCCATCATCAAAGCAACTGCATACCACAGAAAAAATAAAAAGCCATTGGCATGCAAGTCCTTCGCATGCCATTTTACATATTTTCTCTTCTGAATCGTCGAGACAAACATCAACACAAACGCCAGCAGACCTAGAGCAAATTTCGCTGCGGTGGCCGAAACTCCGGCAAAAACAGTCAGAAACTGAAACACAAAAAAAGCATGTAACAAGGCAGGCGCCACCGAAATAGACATATCAGCCGATCTTGATCCACTCTTGTTTATCGAAATCGAGCTACTTGATCACCTTTGCCGACGAACCATTTTATTGATTAAACCGTGAGACAGCAGTGTGCCAAACCGAAAGATCACGACCAAGCTCCATTTCGAGCTTCTGCACATCATCAACAAAATACTTCTCCATAAACATGGTTTTCAGTTTTAAATCTAAGTCCTTCTTCTCCATCGGCTTGTCCGAAACCCTTTGGAGATAGTTCCTGGCCCTGTTTCTCATTCTCTGGGAACGAACCAATTTTTTCAGCAGATTTCGAACAGGACCTTCTCTGATCAGGAGCCGCTTGACGAATGGAAACCGAGCCTGTGCTGCGGCATTGCTTTTCAGGTTCAAATTAAGATCCATAGGTTTGACCCCGATGAAGGAACAGATGTCTTTCACCATCTCATCCCTTCTATGCAGGAAGTCATCCTCGAAC
It contains:
- a CDS encoding S8 family serine peptidase — its product is MTRLFLLCGLATLFLCGNPVTAAELGSHLLSVLSRGTTGSIPVIITLKPEPGLEQVAPLAADIRTRKGERRRLARMHHLRQLKQRTAKHRQQLRDLLAVNQINKVKSLWLIDSVAAELPPNLIDEVAAQPEVLSVRYDRLIDPPASPAPAAATATSNLNLIKAPDLWNLGLTGQGVTIALMDTGVDVNHPDLQPSYRGGTNSWYNAIAATDCPTSGVNNCDLCDADTSQPCDSTGHGTAVAGVLVGGSNSGQTIGVTSGAQWIATKIFKSDDAQSILPQTQESAIHLAFQWLLDPDNNPATDDAPDVLNASWGFSAVDGCLLTFEADVQALRNAGIAVVFSAGNDGPAQGSDVSPANNANSYAVGSVGAIGDPTLISDFSSRGPSSCNSAIFPDIVAPGFSILTADISLAGSATYLTASGTSFSAPHITGVMALLRGQGGFPGASVKELEDALRLSAADLGPAGPDNDYGYGLVDAKAAYDLLLPPAPALLSPADQSSGLATDITLTWKQPLDALGAAVSNTVLLDTDPNFSSPRSFQVTAALTTTTPASYAMFGLSALLLPLGLRKKYRAALLLGVALILFTLLSACGGGGSSTPAPDPTLRSLDVTGLTAGTTYYWKVEAQTPRGGPVSDSGVWSFGVK
- a CDS encoding polysaccharide deacetylase family protein; amino-acid sequence: MNILTCDIEDWFHLLDIPATANVENWDNFTSRIHGNVDRLLEIIQLHGHSATFFCLGWVAEKYPEVIRKIDASGFEIATHTHTHQLVYQQKPEQFCQDIRRSICTLEDITGKKVKSFRAPGFSIIPGMPWAFETLVELGIERDSSIFPLARGHGGFATFGSARPAIIECGGGTLKEFPISLGRLWGKQIVFSGGGYYRLLPYRTVQKLTTKSDYLMSYFHPRDFDPEQPVLDLPLFRRFKSYVGLQRAFTKFDRWLAENEFIDMLVADEAIDWDSVPRISVN
- a CDS encoding methionyl-tRNA formyltransferase is translated as MRILIITQDEPFFLAENIDYLLRHLPDQSNVVGCCLFDASPFGRRESFVRKVVKTLYIFGPGFFLHYSVRFLANRFFAKKKLRNVLLLHGVSIIKLTHSINHPESIEILKSYDPDLLISIAGNQLFKKSVIELAPKGCLNLHTALLPKYRGLMPTFWVLKNDEKETGVSVFFVDEGIDSGPILVQDRIQVDNRSQQDLIRHTKKIGMDAIIKAVKLIDGDDYSLIENNDDEMTYYSFPNRKDVRAFLKSGKRFY
- a CDS encoding DUF1972 domain-containing protein, whose amino-acid sequence is MDRTGDPLRIAILGSRGIPNEYGGFEQFAEHLSVGLSKIGYDVSVYNPSFHQFKESTFKGVTIIPKWCPEKKIGSAAHIIYDYLCLKDAIRRGVDVVLELGYQSSAISLLMSPVSKTRIITNMDGMEWKRQKWGPIVQRFTRWAEKIGTYKSHALVSDNLGIQEYLKQTYGKESTMIPYGAEVFDSPDKSFLEQYELSENGYYILIARMEPENNIEMILDGYVMAMVEEPFVVVGNYSNEFGKKIYQKYNKSNVRFYGGIYDICSLNNLRYYARAYFHGHSVGGTNPSLLEAMASQSLIVAHDNVFNRSVLFDNAIYFQSARQVAEILTDQKELFVRSRLCVDGNLRNIREVYRWDLIVRQYSELIERVFYEDTNHNSG
- a CDS encoding glycoside hydrolase family 5 protein produces the protein MRKSTRCFFAWMSGLGLILTLLVGSVLAAEMPDGWPWRGVTSDIDAIRKHPEIIDFFGNEDIRFVRLHINVFNLMSDHHLSAEKALDFALMASKEVARNLADKNIKSIVSIADFPVDKHQCIYKSKENYWDKNGKCVQQIYKFVNKTVDMMSASEIVGYEFLSEPVVKKKVSRFPQRYSQPDNWVEIFKEILNIVRKKDKERYVIFSLGPWAFPDNYSSFKPFADERIIYDIHMYQPLLYAFQGIKGHKDGIYYPGVIPTREIFPTYDRFPNDYWDKKTLEEILRPARIFEEKYHVPVLVGEFGAVLWAPNSNRYLGDLLSVFQANNWGWIYFDIGSRWHGFDARFVPYKKNGKYRFRYAGHSTKRMKILREYFKKQ
- a CDS encoding glycosyltransferase family 4 protein — its product is MDYYDFGLCGGLAAAGVDVVLHSCEETVVPAGTAFSVRHSYAGIYGDAPAWRRGLRYLRGTIEALWCSVREERRICHFHLFHVGLLEAFNFALAKLFGRRVVITAHDVESFVGSLEVPALSRWVYRRADRVVAHNHISRRELIERIGLDAARIAVIPHGNYLHVLRPLPAVEEAREALGIAAGAKVILFFGQIKEVKGLDLLLEAMPKVLEKHPDAVLLIAGKPWKSDFSVYEALMERHSICEQCITHIRYIPDAELPRYYAAADLVALPYRRIYQSGVVLMAMSYGKAVLVSDLPGMTEIVKDGETGLVFRQGDVASLVAKLDEALTNPTARQQMAVRGYHKVCSDYDWCVIGESSRELYAQIN
- a CDS encoding sulfotransferase family protein yields the protein MVAQIDSRYIKIRPTKLVSRLVSYALFEGRPVTTRGQWINPLLFALFSVEKRLPQLKKVKRPLFILGTGRSGTTILGVVLSMHREVGFLNEPKAMWHAIYPHEDVIGSYSCGPARYRLDSADVDAVVQRNANRLFGAYLASVFSNRLVDKYPELIFRVPFVRKIFPDAQFIFLVRNGWDTCSSIDRWSDRCGEQKNGEVHDWWGVNQRKWKLMLKELIEPDSYFADIREVAASFERHTDMAVLEWVVTMREGMRRLRENGDCILMVRYEDLVGSPRRTMLGIAEFAGFDEDEVWLRYGESVLHPASRHAAFEMHPALRPLFDETMQALGY
- a CDS encoding glycosyltransferase family 2 protein; the encoded protein is MRSCVIEVNYKNSGETRKSLVSLAISTVPVKTVVVDNTPNDPDLEVALAPFQDVHLIRAPKNLGFGRGNNLGIDWALRQTDCEFVLILNNDATIKPDAIERMEAAMDAHPEAAIVAARIVLAEDESKLWYGGGEVDWRCGGGRVPGVPGPADALLAMQARYVSFASGCAMIIRRNVLQELGGFDKRFFMYEEDLELSLRVQEAGWKIWYEPTALISHVGQGSQKKKNKFISRYDSRNPSLVFLVYHGFKNCLLNMGMHAHSWKKIQFMTFFPAFLCMKCAQWAMRGRFDAIRSALTAIRDYRRERRWSHR